In a single window of the Spodoptera frugiperda isolate SF20-4 chromosome 19, AGI-APGP_CSIRO_Sfru_2.0, whole genome shotgun sequence genome:
- the LOC126911755 gene encoding uncharacterized protein LOC126911755 isoform X1: protein MTDAKSLIKKRASVKAKLTQFASFLNLSQSCKQLSDTQTVEVEYRLNIFENLYEKYDALQCDLETLADDPSEQYAEREEFEKQYYSLVATARQLISATRSKQAGDSSSEIQNENITNLQRFRRIEYLKQHFWHRFSHEYILWLQEKTKWRRSSGELKEGTLVVVKDKGSPPLLWLLGRIVHVLPGRDGITRVADIRTRKGVIRRAFNTICPLPVTAVEDPSTGGVC, encoded by the exons ATGACAGATGCTAAAAGCCTAATTAAGAAACGAGCTTCAGTTAAAGCTAAGCTTACACAATTTGCATCCTTCTTAAATCTATCTCAATCCTGTAAGCAACTTAGCGATACGCAAACAGTTGAGGTTGAATACCGTCTTaacatatttgaaaatttatatgaaaaatacgATGCATTACAGTGTGACTTGGAGACACTCGCGGACGATCCCAGCGAGCAATATGCGGAGCGGGAGGAGTTTGAGAAGCAATATTACAGCTTGGTGGCTACCGCCCGGCAGCTGATCAGCGCCACCCGCAGTAAGCAGGCAGGAGATTCGTCGTCCGAG ATCCAGAACGAGAACATCACCAATTTGCAGCGGTTCCGTCGCATTGAATACCTGAAGCAGCACTTTTGGCACCGGTTTTCCCACGAATACATTTTGTGGCTTCAAGAGAAAACCAAGTGGCGCCGTTCTTCCGGGGAACTTAAGGAAGGGACACTTGTCGTAGTCAAGGATAAGGGGTCACCTCCTCTGCTGTGGTTACTAGGTCGAATCGTCCACGTCCTACCTGGCAGGGATGGAATCACTAGAGTCGCCGACATCCGCACACGTAAGGGTGTCATTCGGCGAGCCTTTAATACCATCTGCCCTCTTCCAGTCACTGCAGTTGAAGATCCTTCAACGGGGGGAGTATGTTGA
- the LOC126911755 gene encoding uncharacterized protein LOC126911755 isoform X4: protein MTDAKSLIKKRASVKAKLTQFASFLNLSQSCKQLSDTQTVEVEYRLNIFENLYEKYDALQCDLETLADDPSEQYAEREEFEKQYYSLVATARQLISATRSKQAGDSSSESLQLKILQRGEYVETTVFNIAARRRE, encoded by the exons ATGACAGATGCTAAAAGCCTAATTAAGAAACGAGCTTCAGTTAAAGCTAAGCTTACACAATTTGCATCCTTCTTAAATCTATCTCAATCCTGTAAGCAACTTAGCGATACGCAAACAGTTGAGGTTGAATACCGTCTTaacatatttgaaaatttatatgaaaaatacgATGCATTACAGTGTGACTTGGAGACACTCGCGGACGATCCCAGCGAGCAATATGCGGAGCGGGAGGAGTTTGAGAAGCAATATTACAGCTTGGTGGCTACCGCCCGGCAGCTGATCAGCGCCACCCGCAGTAAGCAGGCAGGAGATTCGTCGTCCGAG TCACTGCAGTTGAAGATCCTTCAACGGGGGGAGTATGTTGAGACCACCGTCTTCAACATCGCCGCGCGCCGGCGGGAGTGA
- the LOC118281046 gene encoding ras-related protein Rab-24-like, whose amino-acid sequence MSRCDFKVVLLGSEHVGKTSLVLRFVSCRFNADIPYQNTVGAAFCAKTMQSNGKDFNVGIWDTAGSERYEAMTKIYYRGAHAAIICYEPSSAASWTRLRHWLQELRGIEENCKVYLCGTKKDLLDNGFVAREVPEDTVAAYSQGLCGHYLTSSKTGENVDELFQKIVDDCAADVRLMKDVEDMRLQLQKDEAAYKAKNKDYCYC is encoded by the exons atgagtAGATGTGATTTTAAAGTCGTGTTATTAGGGAGTGAACACGTAGGAAAGACTAGTTTGGTTCTCCGTTTCGTCAGTTGCAGATTTAATGCCGATATTCCGTATCAAAAT ACGGTCGGAGCAGCTTTCTGCGCTAAAACGATGCAATCGAATGGGAAGGATTTCAATGTTGGCATTTGGGACACGGCGGGAAGCGAAAG ATACGAAGCGATGACAAAAATATACTACAGAGGTGCTCACGCAGCGATCATATGCTACGAGCCATCATCAGCGGCTTCCTGGACGAGGCTGAGGCACTGGCTTCAGGAACTGAGAGGAATTGAGGAA AACTGCAAAGTATACCTATGTGGCACTAAGAAGGACCTTCTAGACAACGGGTTCGTCGCGAGGGAAGTCCCAGAGGACACGGTGGCAGCTTACTCGCAGGGACTCTGCGGACATTACCTTACTTCTAGCAAAACTGGGGAGAATGTTG acgAATTATTTCAGAAAATAGTAGACGACTGTGCAGCTGATGTGCGGCTAATGAAGGATGTTGAAGATATGAGGCTGCAGCTTCAGAAAGACGAGGCGGCTTACAAGGCGAAGAACAAAGACTACTGCTACTGCTGA
- the LOC126911755 gene encoding uncharacterized protein LOC126911755 isoform X2, with protein sequence MASKLDQVTNREWEEHRNSLTEPPTLNIFINFLSNRSDLLETLEESKSIKTRGEGHSDNNKSNKSFLATTDKPKYKPLFCPMCKQDHHVFTCETFKSLPVEVRNKRVHGFNVCLNCLRPGHDANKCKLGHCKYCNKKHNTLLHVHSDSELSNTQNVVLSANHSASSRIILLSTALVQVTDTKGNCHTARVLLDNGSTANFVSSDLVHPEREHHQFAAVPSH encoded by the exons atggcTAGTAAATTAGATCAGGTGACAAATCGTGAGTGGGAGGAGCATAGAAACTCTCTGACTGAACCtccaacattaaatatttttattaacttcctCAGCAACAGATCAGATTTATTAGAAACACTTGAGGAGTCGAAGTCCATCAAAACAAGAGGCGAGGGTCACAGCGACaacaataaatctaataaaagttTTCTGGCCACTACTGATAAACCTAAATATAAGCCTTTATTCTGTCCAATGTGTAAACAGGATCATCATGTATTCACTTGTGAAACATTCAAATCACTTCCAGTGGAGGTTCGTAACAAAAGGGTTCATGGTTTTAATGTATGTCTCAACTGTCTGCGACCAGGCCATGATGCTAATAAGTGCAAGTTAGGACATtgcaaatattgcaataaaaagcACAATACATTGCTGCACGTTCATAGTGATAGTGAGCTCTCAAACACTCAAAATGTCGTCTTGTCAGCTAATCATTCTGCTTCATCTCGCATAATTCTACTTTCCACAGCGCTCGTGCAGGTGACGGACACAAAGGGCAACTGTCACACTGCTCGAGTCTTGCTGGACAACGGGAGCACGGCCAACTTCGTGTCCAGCGACTTAGTCC ATCCAGAACGAGAACATCACCAATTTGCAGCGGTTCCGTCGCATTGA
- the LOC126911755 gene encoding uncharacterized protein LOC126911755 isoform X3 encodes MASKLDQVTNREWEEHRNSLTEPPTLNIFINFLSNRSDLLETLEESKSIKTRGEGHSDNNKSNKSFLATTDKPKYKPLFCPMCKQDHHVFTCETFKSLPVEVRNKRVHGFNVCLNCLRPGHDANKCKLGHCKYCNKKHNTLLHVHSDSELSNTQNVVLSANHSASSRIILLSTALVQVTDTKGNCHTARVLLDNGSTANFVSSDLVLTAVEDPSTGGVC; translated from the exons atggcTAGTAAATTAGATCAGGTGACAAATCGTGAGTGGGAGGAGCATAGAAACTCTCTGACTGAACCtccaacattaaatatttttattaacttcctCAGCAACAGATCAGATTTATTAGAAACACTTGAGGAGTCGAAGTCCATCAAAACAAGAGGCGAGGGTCACAGCGACaacaataaatctaataaaagttTTCTGGCCACTACTGATAAACCTAAATATAAGCCTTTATTCTGTCCAATGTGTAAACAGGATCATCATGTATTCACTTGTGAAACATTCAAATCACTTCCAGTGGAGGTTCGTAACAAAAGGGTTCATGGTTTTAATGTATGTCTCAACTGTCTGCGACCAGGCCATGATGCTAATAAGTGCAAGTTAGGACATtgcaaatattgcaataaaaagcACAATACATTGCTGCACGTTCATAGTGATAGTGAGCTCTCAAACACTCAAAATGTCGTCTTGTCAGCTAATCATTCTGCTTCATCTCGCATAATTCTACTTTCCACAGCGCTCGTGCAGGTGACGGACACAAAGGGCAACTGTCACACTGCTCGAGTCTTGCTGGACAACGGGAGCACGGCCAACTTCGTGTCCAGCGACTTAGTCC TCACTGCAGTTGAAGATCCTTCAACGGGGGGAGTATGTTGA